In Phycisphaerae bacterium, the sequence CAGACGATCGAGCGCCAGCTCAATGCCCGGAAGTCCGAACTCCTCGCCGAGAACTTCCGCCAGATGAGCGAACGCACGCAGGTGGAGTTGGACGGCATCACGCGGGAAGTCATCTCGCTCCAGAACCGCATGGTGGAGGCCAAGCACGAACTGGACGACCTGGAAGCCCACATGGCCAAATACCGGGCGGATGAGCGGGATATCCAGAATCTCGAGGAGCAACTGGCCACCGTCAACGACCACATCATGCGGCTGCGGATACAGCAGGAAGACCCGGAACTGGTCCGGGTCAGCATCTCCAGGGCTGAAAGGCCTCTGGAACGAAGCTCGCCCAGCTTCAAGGTGAACCTGCCGGCCGGGCTTATGCTGGGGCTGATGCTGGGAGTGGGTTTCGCATTCCTCCTGGAGTTCCTCAGCTCGACGGTCAAAACGCCGGCCGACGTGGTTCGCCAGCTCCATCTGCCCTTGCTGGGACAGGTGCCCTCGCAGGAGGATGACGAGGCGTCGCCGGAGGACATGAACAAGCTTCTGATCGAGTCGCCGCACTCGATCCTGGCTGAGAGTTTCCGTCAGTTACGGACGAACTTCCTCTTCGCGGGTCCGCCCGAGCAGCAGCGGACGGTGCTGGTTACCAGTTGTTCGCCGGAGGAGGGCAAGACCTGCATCGCGGTCAATCTGGCCACTTCGCTGGCCTTGGCCGGGCAGAAGGTTCTCCTGATCGACGCCAACTTCCGGCGTCCGAGCGCAGCGGAGGCGTTCGGCCTCTCGGACGGTCAGCAGGGACTCAGCGACATCCTGGTCGGACGGGCCAGTGCCAGCAACCTGATCCGGCCTACTCAGCACGACAACCTGGACGTTCTGCCGGCGGGCCCCCTGCCGCCGAACCCGGCCGAATTGCTGGGCAACGACCACCTCAAGGGCCTGCTCCAGGAGCTCAAGGGCCGATACCAGACGATCATCCTCGACGGCCCCCCCCTGCTGGTGGTCAGCGACGCCCTGGTGCTGGCCACCGCGGTGGACACCGCCATTCTCACCATCCGGGCCGGGCACACGGCCCGCGGCGCAATTCTCCGGGCCCGCGAGCAGCTTCGCCGGGTCAACGCCCGTCTCAGCGGGATCGTCCTGAACGACGTGCGCATCACCCGGGGCGGGTACTTCCGCCAGATGTACCGCACCTACTACGAGTACCATGCTCCGGAAGGGCTGCTCGAAAAGGATGGTGAGGAACAGCCGGAAGCCGAGGAAGTCAAGTCCGAGTGACCCCGGCCTGCGGCTCCGACCCGCCGATTCCGCCACGAGGCATAGTCTTTGGGCGTTTCCGAACCGGCGTGGCCCCCTGCCTGCCCGGCGTTACTTCACTTCGTTAAATATTTGACAGGTCCGGAGCCACCCCTATAATCGGGAGGTTAGCTTGGATTGCGATTGCCCATGACGGCAGAACCACAGGCCAAACCAGGACTCAGGATCTACGCAATGAAACAGACTGCCTCCGGACGGTTTCTTTGTGCCTCTCGTCCGATGCTCGCCGCCGCGCTGCTCTGCGCGCTTCCCAGTTGCCTGTTGAGCGGCGCCTCGTTCGAACAGGGCGTACCGATCGTGCCCGCCGTTCGCGGCGGGGTCACCAGCGCCGTGATCGATACCGACGCGGTGGTGGCGCGGGCCGCCCTGGCCGCCCAGGAGGAACTGGCGGCCACCGAGCCGGCCCCATCGGGCCCGGAGCAGGAGGTGGTGATCCAGGACATGGACCGGCTCAAGCAGTACGTTCCGGACCCCGTTGAGGCGGAGATCTCGGATATCGCCCGACCTCAACGGGTGCTGCTCTCGCTTCGCGACGCGGTGGCCCTCGCGGCTGCGCACAGTTTCCGCATCCGCACCCAGGGCTTTGGGCCGGCGATCAGCGCGATGGACGTTCTCGCCGCGGAGGCTGTTTTCGACGCCTCCTATTTTCTAGAGGGGGAGTACACGAAGCAGAATCAGCCGACCCCGTCGCAACTCATCGGCAGCAGCGTCGAGCAGCACACGATGACCACGGGGATCACCAAACCGCTGCCCACCGGCGCCGCCATCACCGGGGCGTGGAATCTGGTCCGCTATGACACGTCGCTGTCGTACTACACGCTCAATCCCAGCTACACGAGCAGCTTCGCACTGGAACTCCGCCAGCCGTTGCTCCGCGGTTTCGGGCTCGACGTCAACCGGGCCAATATCGAACTGGCTGAGAACAACACGCTGATCGCCAAGTTCGATCTTGAGCAGGC encodes:
- a CDS encoding polysaccharide biosynthesis tyrosine autokinase codes for the protein MSQITTVPGTPMPPMVQVPLSPGMRPSGPPMPQQAFTPQDIIRMLKKRIWLIVIVAILVFVGSGVGTYFWAKYYPTYRATALVEVKSPNPPAPMEKQGQLPNKDIMEQHINTQARMIKAMGILNKALEDPVVRGTSWYQSFGNDVPKALLDMDERLAATPIRDTWFINVGFAWRHDGESAQIVNAILDQYLRRVSDASQGRSRTDLALYQRRAQELLSEISLKKAALARDRASYNIPVIERRQADVGAKVASLNELLEERLTGQEQAQSLYDMYHRPGAQTSMADTPEMRQAVDFDPLVRTYTAQLADARLNLETAREYRPKHGLTLQLERQIQTIERQLNARKSELLAENFRQMSERTQVELDGITREVISLQNRMVEAKHELDDLEAHMAKYRADERDIQNLEEQLATVNDHIMRLRIQQEDPELVRVSISRAERPLERSSPSFKVNLPAGLMLGLMLGVGFAFLLEFLSSTVKTPADVVRQLHLPLLGQVPSQEDDEASPEDMNKLLIESPHSILAESFRQLRTNFLFAGPPEQQRTVLVTSCSPEEGKTCIAVNLATSLALAGQKVLLIDANFRRPSAAEAFGLSDGQQGLSDILVGRASASNLIRPTQHDNLDVLPAGPLPPNPAELLGNDHLKGLLQELKGRYQTIILDGPPLLVVSDALVLATAVDTAILTIRAGHTARGAILRAREQLRRVNARLSGIVLNDVRITRGGYFRQMYRTYYEYHAPEGLLEKDGEEQPEAEEVKSE